A genomic stretch from Spiroplasma endosymbiont of Clivina fossor includes:
- a CDS encoding transposase family protein, which produces MKFKKNNQISDKNFLRLTGIKHTTFNKMLEILKIEELKKRFRRGRTNKLSLENRILMTLEYWREYRTYFHIAKSYDISESSCYRNIKWIEDTLIKHPNFQQLTGQKSLLKD; this is translated from the coding sequence ATGAAATTTAAAAAAAATAATCAAATAAGTGATAAAAATTTTTTAAGATTAACTGGTATTAAACATACTACTTTTAATAAAATGCTAGAAATTTTAAAAATAGAAGAATTAAAAAAGAGATTTCGTCGCGGAAGAACCAATAAATTATCATTAGAAAATCGTATTTTAATGACTTTAGAATATTGAAGAGAATATAGAACTTATTTTCATATTGCAAAAAGTTATGATATTAGTGAAAGTAGTTGTTATAGAAATATCAAATGAATTGAAGACACTTTAATAAAACACCCTAATTTTCAACAACTTACTGGTCAAAAATCACTATTAAAAGATTAG
- a CDS encoding DNA-processing protein DprA produces MDYQYFLKNNQQLYQLHQVLFLFFFVIFCSPSFKYNSEWIIETQNFGQAHFKKTILSSQYPTGLKTIYKPPFVIFYEGNIDLLKYSQKIIAVMGSHSPNVYIKKVANDMVQQLVNYQKILITAFNAGVEILVHQLIKENSISGNSVVIINDSNNYDESQQELLLYLKRYHLVIRLLAKLIW; encoded by the coding sequence GTGGATTATCAATATTTTCTAAAAAATAATCAACAACTTTATCAATTGCATCAGGTTCTTTTTTTATTTTTTTTTGTCATTTTCTGTTCTCCTTCGTTTAAGTATAATTCAGAATGAATTATCGAGACACAGAATTTTGGACAGGCCCATTTTAAAAAAACAATTTTAAGTTCACAATATCCGACTGGTTTAAAAACAATTTACAAACCACCGTTTGTAATTTTTTATGAAGGAAATATTGATTTATTAAAATATTCGCAAAAAATTATTGCTGTTATGGGTTCACATTCCCCTAATGTTTATATTAAAAAAGTTGCTAACGATATGGTTCAACAATTAGTTAACTATCAAAAAATTTTAATAACAGCATTTAATGCTGGGGTTGAAATATTAGTTCATCAATTAATTAAAGAAAATAGTATTTCTGGAAATAGTGTGGTTATTATTAATGATAGTAATAATTATGATGAAAGCCAACAAGAATTGCTTTTGTATCTTAAAAGATATCATTTAGTAATTAGACTTCTTGCAAAATTAATATGATAA
- the topA gene encoding type I DNA topoisomerase, producing MSKNVVIMESPTKTKAVQKYLGDDYTVVSSEGHITNLANKGEYYLGIDLETFTPYYRIETKKKPLVKKLQGLVNDADKIFLATDPDREGEAISYHLNEVLKIQNKSVRVSFNEITKDIVIEAFKVPRELDMNLVHSQEARRMIDRMIGFRLSKLLQKKIRSKSAGRVQSVALKLLVLREKEHQIFIPEQYWTIEAYWKQHILKLTKYLNKNIEIKTEADSQNIIKNLSSKYKVIDIQEKPRIRQANNPYTTSTMLQDGSSRLNFAANKTSLLAQQLYEGIDIDGLLTGVITYPRTDSIRLSDKFVSDTFAFITESLGKDYLGQVKITKKKNNVQDAHEAIRPTDILMTPEKAKNYLGKDQLRLYKLIYNRAMASLMAPAKITGKTIILDNNNYEFRLTGQTILFLGFLKYYQSDEEDNISIKLPAWKIGDVVNIKDIKALQHWTKPKPRYSEARLIKTLEELGVGRPSTYAPIMRTLHERGYVLFENKALKASEKGILTSDKLQEFFQDIISESYTSQVESQLDLISHGEKDYQELVGSFWEKFEPRVEEAFEKMVEVAIEKTGTKCPRCDSDLVYRFGKYGKFIGCSTFPKCRYISSLNPVNLGFCPQCIEGEKVIKVNRRNQKFIACSNYPECDFVESYEQSKDETEKATLE from the coding sequence ATGAGTAAAAATGTTGTTATTATGGAGTCGCCAACGAAAACTAAAGCGGTACAAAAGTATCTTGGAGATGATTATACTGTTGTTTCTTCCGAGGGACATATTACCAATTTGGCGAATAAAGGTGAATATTATTTAGGGATTGACTTAGAAACATTTACTCCATATTATCGAATTGAAACTAAGAAAAAACCACTTGTTAAGAAGTTACAAGGTTTAGTAAACGATGCTGATAAAATTTTTCTGGCAACTGATCCCGATCGTGAAGGAGAAGCAATTTCATATCATTTAAATGAAGTTTTAAAAATTCAAAATAAATCTGTTCGGGTGAGTTTTAATGAAATTACTAAAGATATTGTTATTGAAGCATTTAAAGTACCAAGAGAGTTAGATATGAATTTAGTTCATTCACAAGAAGCAAGAAGAATGATTGATCGGATGATTGGTTTTCGGTTAAGTAAGTTATTGCAAAAGAAAATTCGTTCAAAATCAGCAGGAAGAGTTCAGTCAGTAGCTTTAAAACTTCTTGTGTTGCGAGAAAAAGAACATCAAATTTTTATTCCTGAACAATATTGAACAATTGAAGCTTATTGGAAGCAACATATTTTAAAATTAACAAAATATTTAAATAAAAATATTGAGATTAAAACTGAGGCAGATTCTCAAAATATTATTAAAAATTTAAGTAGTAAATATAAAGTTATTGATATTCAAGAAAAACCGCGAATTAGACAAGCAAATAATCCTTATACTACTTCAACAATGTTACAAGATGGATCATCACGATTAAATTTTGCTGCTAATAAAACATCCTTATTAGCACAACAATTATATGAAGGAATTGATATTGATGGATTGTTAACAGGAGTTATTACTTATCCAAGAACTGATTCAATTCGTTTAAGTGATAAATTTGTTAGTGATACTTTTGCTTTTATTACGGAATCATTAGGTAAAGATTATTTAGGACAAGTAAAAATTACTAAAAAGAAAAATAATGTTCAAGATGCGCATGAAGCAATTCGACCAACAGATATTTTAATGACTCCTGAGAAGGCAAAAAATTATTTAGGTAAAGATCAATTGCGACTTTATAAACTAATTTATAATCGAGCGATGGCATCATTAATGGCCCCAGCAAAAATTACGGGGAAAACTATTATTTTGGATAATAATAATTATGAATTTCGGTTGACAGGACAAACAATCTTATTTTTAGGATTTTTAAAATATTATCAAAGTGATGAGGAAGATAATATTAGTATTAAATTACCGGCTTGAAAAATTGGCGATGTAGTAAATATTAAAGATATTAAGGCATTGCAACATTGAACCAAACCAAAACCACGATATAGTGAGGCACGATTAATTAAAACATTGGAAGAATTAGGAGTAGGGCGACCTAGTACTTATGCTCCGATTATGAGAACTTTGCATGAACGAGGATATGTTTTATTTGAGAATAAGGCTTTAAAAGCTAGTGAAAAGGGAATTTTAACTAGTGATAAACTGCAAGAGTTTTTTCAAGATATTATTAGTGAATCATATACTTCACAAGTAGAATCACAATTAGATTTAATTAGTCACGGTGAAAAAGATTATCAAGAGTTAGTTGGTTCTTTTTGAGAAAAATTTGAACCTCGTGTTGAAGAAGCTTTTGAAAAAATGGTAGAAGTTGCGATTGAAAAGACGGGTACTAAATGTCCACGATGTGATAGTGATTTAGTTTATCGATTTGGAAAGTATGGTAAATTTATTGGTTGTTCAACATTTCCGAAATGTCGTTATATTTCATCATTAAATCCAGTTAATTTAGGATTTTGTCCACAATGTATTGAAGGCGAAAAAGTTATTAAAGTTAATCGTCGTAATCAAAAATTTATTGCTTGTAGCAATTATCCTGAATGTGATTTTGTAGAATCTTATGAACAATCCAAAGATGAAACAGAAAAAGCAACATTAGAATAA